Within Cydia pomonella isolate Wapato2018A chromosome 26, ilCydPomo1, whole genome shotgun sequence, the genomic segment acggtaaaaaaaaaacgataaaaatgtgacagtcactacaaaacagtaaaattttctgtcttttcggaacagtaaaatgtactgttttgttcgataggtGTCGGAACTGTTTAAAGCAATTTCAATTGATCTCAGTGCAGTAACTGTCCATCGGGGAGGAATACAGGTATTGGCAGAGATCCAAACTTTCGTATTGAAGGTTTAATGCGTACTTGGATATTGTAAGACGTATATAAACTTTATGGACCAAGTTACGCCTGGTCCATAAAGGCCGTAAGTGGTTGGAAAATCTATTTCAACCAGAATTTATTGCGCGTTAAGTGAATGAGTTTTCGAATGTCAgttaaatacatttaatatgcgtattgatcgtgtcattcacgaataCGCGttccttgactcgtattgtcgtgTTATTAAATGTTAGATTTCTCTgcaaatctgcgcgttatcgttaatgacacgaactatagtggGCAAACCCGATAAACCCCGTTATcagttcattgaaaataaggATTCACAAAAATACGTACCCTAAATTCGCCTTTACGACATAACTTCGCCTTAAATAGAATGAAATCATAATCCCACTATAAATTTGTATCATGGATATTTAGTAATTCAATGTTAAGGATCTGAAATATGCTTTTTAGTATATagaattgttaattaatttacagtacatatggggctactttatagcactagtgcgagaagtagcatattacgttactgtgtcgaacatttaaagggccatatgtactgtaaaacgttgtacgatacatgtgcgaataggtaattcgcaactcgtgtcgatttaaaacactcccttcggtcgtgttttaatttatcgccactcgtttcgaatttcctatttttcgcacttgtatcgtaatgtactagttTAAATACTTTCTGTTTAATTTCAATTAGGTTTTACGATTACGCATTTAAACTAAACGaggttattttttaacattcCAAACAAAGACAAACTGTGTCAAACCTCTCAAGTACCAGGAgataataaatctaaatcagTTTAATTTCAACACGTACTAAGAGTACTTAATATACCTATATCCGTCTCTTTCTAACTCGGCTTTTATTGTTATTGCGCACTCGCTTCATCACGCGCGAGTTGACTGACCAAAGGATTAGACGAAATTTAGTTTACAGTATATGTAGCTTTGCAACAtgatttttcataattttggtGCCAAGGAAAACTAGTTGACAAAATGGTGAACTATTTTGGTGTAAGAGTAATaatagttaatttttatttgattaggatgttattaatacataataattacaaatcAATAGGCCATGTTTTACATCATCAAACTAATAGACAGAACggcaatgaaataaaactatgataaaatataatagataaCGTAGATATCTATAAATAACAGCTGTCAtgatattatacattttaatgaaGTAATACAAATGACGGTAAATTTAGGTATATTAAACAACTGTTATCGATTGTAGAATAGTATACTGTGGTTATCACTATCACGATACGAATATATATATCGCTACGACTTGTCTACTTTTTTTCATCGAAACAATGTGActcgatttaaaaaaagtcatgGGTAATTCACCGACTTGTTAGTACCTTGAGCAGTATCAAAATGTGCCCTGTACGTACACTACACAaacacatattatgtgttatgtGCAAGCACGAGGCATTGGTAACGGTACCATAGTTTATACTAGGTATACTTTTCTAAATAGACCCAATTCTGTTTCTATCCACTTTATACTAACGTCAaacgcgacgtaagcgccatCTGCCATAAGGTACCGTTCCCGTGGAACGGCCCATATGATCACATCGAACTGATTCGATGATGGAAACTAGAATCGCTTTCAATGAGTAGTAGGCAAATTACTGATTTATAAGAcggaaaagtacagtcagcaataaaagatttttgaaaatgacTGTTTTGATAAAGAAACTTACTTTCAACTTCAACAGGTTGCATGAACTATGTACCATGGCTAGCGTGTACACAAGTGACCTATAAAATAAACACGATAAGATACGACCGCAAGGCCGGCGATACGTTATCGGAGCACTATCAGCTGCGAAAACAACCAGACCGAATGGCACCGATAACGGGTATTTTGGTGCAAATTCCGGATTCTATTGACTTTGGTGATGGGCCGTGCGAGCACGAAGCGTGTCTGTTTCAGCATGGGCAATAATGCCTTCGTGCCATGTAACACAACATCGATATCGTACTTAAGAGGGCGCGTAAAGCCAAGGAAATTAGAcaggaacaaaaaatatttacgtaaATTTTCTTGCCATGTTTCATGTAATTTTAAgcatattgttttaaaatgagaggtACCTTTGATTGTATGGGAGAGGCTTTTTGGAGGTAGATTGGTGTGACAAGTctttataaggcagagggaatatatttcccgcctgatttttaactttattacgAAGTGTTAGGGTTTCGAATAATAACCTGACACCCTTATGTCTTGTAAAGGGTTGGCCCTGTAAAATAGTCTAATGATAAGCCAACTCCTCCTTTCTCAATTTATTTCGCATGTAACAACACATGTACTTAATAAACTTTGTACATTGATGAGGTAGCATTCTCACTCTATTGCGCATAACAAACTGATTATAGTAACTCTTAAGATCCTCCTAACTAgttatttacatgtttatgtcaGGAAAAGATTATGTTTCGTATGTGTAAATGCGACCAATTTGTCAGAAATATGTATACGAACCTCTAAAATAATTGTGCCTGAGAATCATcagcaatattttttaagatattagtaaaatattttagttcTTGGAGTGAAAAAGATATGTAATAGGAAATTCGTGTCTTTTTACTAAAATTCTGGACTACAGTGCTTATAGGGTTATACTAATACTCAAACCCGCTAAAGGGCCcaaaatattcatataaaaagtGCCGAAGAAAAAGTAGACTGCTTGGTTCCATCAAAAAACAGTTAGTTTTTCAGATGTTCAGTGTTCCCTAAGTAACTTTGTCCGAATTTGTTGTAATATTCTATTTTCGCACATCGGTCAGTGTCTGGTATTTTCTTATCTATTTTCTTATCGCATGCTACCTACATATCGTATGTGAACATGAACCAATATCTCAGTCCGTCATGTAATAAAATCACACATAAAGTTAAATGACTAAATCTTCCATATTATATGAGCGGAACTGTGTAGACaacataaataatgtaatatcaTATGATAATGATGCAATTTCCCACCTTATCTGTTGCACAAGTCCAGGAAATTGAGCCTGCGGTAACGCGCCGCAAATGTAAGGTTTTCCTGCTAGGTACGAGTAATACCTATAAACTTTTAAATTGGTTACcacaataaacaataacatgtttttaaatatattttgtgggGTAATATTTTTACGGgcgataaaataataacagtacctGTATGTAAAGGTCATTTGTGTGCATTTTTCCTTAATTTTATGTTTCGAAGCTCGGGTATAGAAAAGGATTTTGAGGTTCTAGTTTTTTGTCATTATCAGTTATCAGACAACGGGAAAACGGTTTTTCCTATTGTAACTTAAGGGCATTCCATATAAAGATCGAACTTGTCGGGGACGTGACGAGTATGCCACCTACCATGATCCTGCAAAAATCTgtattaaatacctatattCCTATATaccattcaatttaaatctAAGTTATTAAACGTTATCATGCAAAATATCGGCTTCTTAGCTATATCGGAAGTGTTTAAACAAACATCACGTATTTTACTTGACACTTTTCTGGAATGCCCCCTTAGTTGTCGGAATGACACGCATGTTCATTAATTAATTGGAAATTAGAAGCTAAatgcaatatttaaaaaataggtatgaaatataattatctaTATGAGGAACGCGCAATTCATTTCATAGAGCAGGTCTTAAAAACTATTAGGTATAATGCAGTATTCCCCCAAGTGAAGAACTTGATAAGGagtttttgttattattgtttgatacgcacttatttaaataaataggtgACAATTTATTgcatatatacctatttatcaGTCAGTTAAGTAATGTTAATATGCTAACATATGTAGACATTGTGAAATTCCAGCAATGTCACACACTAATGGGTCAAATGGATGATAAcatctttttttaaatcggttAACAATACATACACAACAAAAGCACGTGCATGTttgacataggtacataattaatgTAAACTAACCATTCCGTTGACAGTGACAATATTTATATTACGCAGCAATTTGTAAATACCACCAGACTATTATGTCATCTAAACACGCGTGATGCATACAAAAAGCATGTGGGCACTCTACGTATACTACGCTAATCAAAATCATCTGGGACGATAGCAACGTCGCAAAACCGTGTTAAATGAGCGAGACAGACAGTCAGACGTCCCCGATCGCCCGTGAGCTAGAAAAGGACAGACATTTGTTTGTCAACATTCCgctattttaaatatagaatCGTTTCCGCGTatcaactatttatttatctaacttgtttgataatatttttgtttggaTTTGGAAACTTCGAATATACGTAATGCGTTTTTAAACGTTTTTATTGTTACATAAATAGAgtttaattttgaatgatttgCTCGCTTTTCTAGTAGAAATAAGTTTGCAAAACTTAACAAAGGCAGTTGTCGAAGTGATTCATACAACGCATTTTACAATAAAGTCAACAGTTTTCGCTTCTATGAAAAATAGCAGTTCATCGAATTCGTTTTTTgcatatattaatttttattttctcttaTTATAGtggcttaattattattattattaaagctttatttattccatattttgaacagttatatatattatattttaaaaacatgaatGATAGATTTATATGGACCCCGtttgggtaaaagcctcctccaactTATGCCATTTTTCACGGTCTTTGGCTGACTCCATCCAGCTTGCACCTGCGACCTTATAAATGTCTTCTGCCCAACGCCTTCGTGGCTTGCCTGATTTTCTTTTTCCTTGTGCTATAGGCCCTGACCATGTTGTTGTTTTAAGTGTCCATCTTTTATCGTTAAGTCTAGCAATATGACCTGCCCATTTCCATTTGAGTCTCAGTGCATGCTGAAGGGAATCTGTGAGTTTGGTTCTCTTTCTTATATCTTCGTTTCTTACTTTGtgtatttttcttaaatgtaaTAGACTTCTTTCCATCGAGCGCTGACAAACtgcaattttatgttttattttgttggtGAAAGTCCATGTTTGGCTTCCATAAGTTAGGCTGGGCAAAATGCATATATCCATTACAGTTTTCTTTAGTTTTAAGTGGTAATCCCCTTTCAAAATTTCTTTTAGTGCCCAGAATTTTTTCCAACTGCAGTTGACCCTTCTGTCTATTTCCTCCTCGTTGCTGTCTGCGTTAAAGGATACTCGTTTTCCCAGATATATATACTCATTGACATATTCTATGGGGTTACCTGATACGTGTATCTGCTTTCTTTTACTATAATTTGTCATTACTTTGGTTTTTTTGGCGTTCATTTGTAGTCCTACTAATTTGCTTTGAGTATCCAAGGTCTGTAGCATTTGTTCTAGCTCAGTAGCTGATTCGGCGAAGATAGCAATATCATCTGCAAATCTGAGGTGACTTAGGTGACAGTTTTTAATTCTGATTCCCCTGTTAGTCCAGTTGATTTTCTCAAATACTCCTTGCAGTACAGCTATGAACAGTTTTGGAGACAGAGGATCACCTTGTCTGACGCCCCGTCCAATGATTATCTCATGCCCTTTGCTTTCTAGTTTTACTCGGCTTGTACTTTGTGAATAGATGTTCATAATAATGTTTATATAGACCTTGTTTATTCTGTTTGATAGAAGTGCTTTCCAAATGGAGCTGTGAGTTATACTATCAAATGCCTTTGTATAGTCCACAAAACCAATATATAACGGGTGGTTGAACTCTTTACATTTTTCAAGTATCTGTTCCAGAGAGTGGATGTGGTCTATAGTGGAAAAACCGGAGCGGAAGCCTGCTTGTTCGATTGGTTGGTTGTTGTCAATAGTTGGTGTTAATCGGGTTAGTATTACGGAAGTAAACAGTTTGTAGACGCTGGACAGTAGACTTATTGGCCTGTAGTTCCCGATGTCTGCAGGGTCGCCTTTTTTGTAAAGAAGTATGATTTCCGAGGAGCACCACTGTTTAGGGGCTGTTCCAGTTTCAAGGACCATGTTAAACAGTTTTTCTAAGTAAGGAATGAGAGTCTGGGCTCCAATTTTTATGGCTTCATTACTTATGTTGTCCGGACCCGGACATTTCTCAGATTTTAAGTTCTTTATATGTCTGAGGATTTCCTTCTCCTTTATTGGCTCAATTGGATCCAGGTTGAGGTCTTTTGTGGATTCATTCTCGTCATTATTATCTGGCTTCTTGTAAAGCTCTTCATAAAAGGATGTGGCATGATCTATAATCTCTTTTCTTGTCTTGGTTTCCTTTTGGCcattttttagtttatcaatCCAGTCTTTGTGTGTACTTAATTCTTTATATGCTCTTTTACAGCTTCtgaatttatttaagtttttctcTATGACAGTTTTTCTGTGATTGTTATAGTCCTGTTTAATTGCCttgttagttattttaaataggTGTTTTAGTTCCTGTTTCATATTGCTTGTTTTGGTTTTGGTCGCTATTAGTTCTGTTCTTCTGTTTATTAAGTCTATAGTTGATTCCTGTAAAATTCCTCTTGTCTTTTGGCTGTCCTGAATAGATTTTGCAATCTTAAGACTCCTTACCATAGCATATTCCAATTTATTATAGAAAGTTTGGCTGTTATTGTCACATTTTGTAAGGTCTAACTCTTTAGTTAAAATTTCTCTTAATGTTTCTATGAATGTAGATTTTTGTTTGTCTGTTTCAGGTGCTTTGGGTACAGAAGTAAagttttttctatttaatttaggACAATTCATTGTGAAGGTACATCTCACTAATCTGTGGTCGGATGGAAATGAGAACTTGTTCAAGACTTCtatgttttttatatttttgggtATGTTGCACATAATAAAATCTATTTCGTTCTTAATTTTTTGATTAGGAGATATCCACGTCCACTTACAGTTAGGTTTCTTCTTGAAGAAGGTGTTCATTAGAGACAGTTTTTGTTCACAAGCATATTGGACGAGTCTTTCTCCTCTTTCATTTCTTGTTCCGTATCCATATCTACCCATTACTAGGTTTTCATGTTTTTTGGGTTGGCCTATCTTTGCATTAAAGTCCCCCATGACTATTACTATTTTGTCTTGATTTTCATGAGCTCTTCTTAGGTCACCATAGAATGTATTAACCTCATCTTCGTTTGCTGATTCAGTGGGTGCATAGGTCTGTATTATTGTTATAGGGACCTCTCCAAATTTGAGTTTTAGAACCGCAACTCGTTCTGATATTCCACTATAACTAACAATATTTTGTAAGAGGGTCTTTTTGATAAGGAAACCCACTCCATGGAGCCCTTTCGTTTCTCCTTTGTAGCAAAGTATGTATTCTTGGTGTTCTTCGATTTGGCAACCTAGTTTCCGTACTTCACTGAGACCCAAtatgtcaaatttaattttattaagggCATAGGTTAATTGTAGTAGCCGTTCCGGTGAAGATAGTGATCTTACATTATAAGTACAGATTTTCAGTTCATTAGGTTTAAAGTCGCctcttttgttttttgttttattctgtgATGGTTGTTTACTATTTGGAATGTGTACCTTGGCTGTTGTTAAGTCTGTTTCCTTGGTTGGAGGGTGTTGGTCTGACGTCCCACGGGGACCAGCCGGGTTGGGACCTGATACTTTGGTTGTTTGTTGCTTTGGTTGCTATGATGTTTCATCCTGTCCGTTTGCTGACCGCTGCCTCGCATATTCACAGGAGTTTGAGTTCGATCTGGCTCTCATCAGATCAAAGGCATTTGTTTTATTCTGTAGTGACGATGACGAGGTAGCAGTCTGTTGTTTCTTCGATTGAGAGTTGCTTGAAGGGGAAATAGACAGCTCTCTTTTTCTGTTTTCTCTCATGTCTGGGTTTTCTTTGATTATTAACTTGTCGTATTTTATATAAGCCACCTTTCCCTTGTTCCTTTCTTCAACTAATTGAGGTATTAATGCCTTCCTTTTTTCTAAAACCGCTTTGGAGTAATCTTCTGCAAGTTGTAAAACTTTAGACTTGTTCTTGTTTCTTAGTACTTCTGCCTTTTTCCATCTGTTTACAAAGGACAGAACCGTAGGTCTTGGTTTCTCGCTAGTTTTTTCCTTTCCAATGCggtaaattttatttatctcaGGAGCTTCAATGGATATGTTGAGTTCAGTCAGGAATTGTTCTTGCACCTTTTTGATAAGTTCTATCATAGATTTCTCCCCTTCATTCAGCCcgtgtattattatattgttgcttttcttttcgttttccataaattctatttttttctCGAGTAAGTCCACCTTCTTagttaatttttcattttcttctATAAAAGGTTTTAGTTTCTCATCTATTTTTTCAGTTATTCGGTTTGTGATTAATTCGGTTTGGTTCTGCATTTCTTTTTGCATATTTGCAAAATAGAGTTCAAATTGCGCTTCCATGTTTTTGATGTGCGTAGAATGGAACGTAGTTTTAGTAGGATATTGACTCTGCACACTGGCAACACTATGATGACAGTAGGACGTTAACTGTCACTACTTGTCTCTGCTTAAATCGTAACCTCTAAATATCCGCCCGTTTTTTGTCCCGAAATATGCTTTTATAATCGGCTTTTCGCACCAAACTATTATTTCGAACACTTTTTATCACTTTATCTATGACTTGTAACTGTTTTTAGTGGAAACTTCTTCTTCTAACTATTTATTTTGCTTTGTTTTAAAGGAGTAACACTACCGAGAGTGGCTtaattataataggtatattatcGTGAAAGATATTTTTCTGTTAATAAAGATCATCATAGCTTGATGATTTCGATTATTACAATTAGGAGGCATTTTTCTAGCTGTCAGACACTCTAGTTCTACGTTCTACGAACAGTACGAACTACGAACCTAAAAAGTCTATTGACGAACTATGACAGCCAATGCTTGCTGCAGATGAATATTAAACATATAGATGACATGAGTATTAAACATATAGATACATTTTAAGGTTGAAAATGACTAATATCATCGTAAAAACAAGGAGACTTGAGCCCTTTTTCGAATTTAAGGTTTCAAGATAATTTTAAACTGTTTAAAGTGAAGACAAGTTTccgattgtttatttttaaagtggATAGTTTTAAAGCGGTCATCGTCCTCTTATTTTTACCCGACCCCCTGACAGACTTATGTCAAAAGGTCAGTCACCCCGTTTTAAGTACGTATAGGTTGTGGCCCTTTCCCCTGTGGTGGCATTAtgataattgtattttaatattaacccATTCATTGCCGACGCCTCATATTTTTACTCATCACGCAGTGCCGCCGCCTTCCACGCgacgacgcgaattcgcgtccgcggcattacgTTAACATTTCATGGACGCGAgttcgcgtccgcggcattagGTTAACCTATTTCAAGggcgcgaattcgcgtcctCGGCATTACGTTGTCAAGGACGCAATTTCGCGTTTTCGGCATCGTAAGTGAAATTTTTGcgcctaaaaacagtttttgtcGAAAACGTATTCAGTATAGACGTGACGGCCGTATACTTCAGACGTATATgagtttttaatggtttttagtaagattataaaagttaaagaaAGTGTTTAAAGCAAGTGTTTAGATAAtggacaaaaatattaaatattaaatgcaacccattttattatagttaaatatACAGTCGAAAATGTTTAGTACCCCTGGACATAAACATGTCTGcgtatctaaattattttagtagtttgtattattaattgccACAATCACTTATAAAGTATATGGCACATGATTAAATTactatcattaaatatttttcgcgaTAAAAGGTAAATGACAATTACCTAATATAAACATAATGGACGGGAATCCGCCTCCGCTTCACccgaaatgaaaatgttgagtattacaaatgtgtttattttaataaccggtAACAGTATACAatttgtctttaaaaattacatctcgggataagtttttttaaataagtgtttttctagcaaaaactattttttctaaattacaaatgcactgAATCCAAAAACCGAAGTATAATATTCtccttcaaaaaataaatagttgtttTCTAGTAAAAAAACGAGGCCGCGAAATCGCGACCCCGGAATTACGATCGGACGtgaattcgcgtcttcggcatccgagataagaattatgaaaattacaaatgcactgaatctaaaaaccagcaacagtataatattatccttcataaataaagtaacattttggtatcagcatttaagtacagttgttttctagcaaaaaaaaacacaactcgAGGACGCGAAATCGCGTCCTCGGCATAACGATTACACATAACAtgggacgcgaattcgcgtcttcggcatccgagataagaattatgaaaattacagatgcactgaatccaaaaaccagcaacagtataatattatccttcataaataaagtaacattttggtatcagcatttaagtacagttgttttctagcaaaaaaaaaacaaataactcgaggacgcgaaatcgcgtcctcggcattacgattacacatacataggacgcgaattcgcgtcttcggcaaTGAATGGGTTAACGTAAGTATTTGCATttgaaacaaagtttaattaaaCAGAAAACATGTCTTTTGACTTTTGTGTGACTTACAAATTATGTAAATGtaatttacttacatatatCAAGTATTGTAAACACAGGTATTCTCA encodes:
- the LOC133531886 gene encoding uncharacterized protein LOC133531886, producing the protein MEAQFELYFANMQKEMQNQTELITNRITEKIDEKLKPFIEENEKLTKKVDLLEKKIEFMENEKKSNNIIIHGLNEGEKSMIELIKKVQEQFLTELNISIEAPEINKIYRIGKEKTSEKPRPTVLSFVNRWKKAEVLRNKNKSKVLQLAEDYSKAVLEKRKALIPQLVEERNKGKVAYIKYDKLIIKENPDMRENRKRELSISPSSNSQSKKQQTATSSSSLQNKTNAFDLMRARSNSNSCEYARQRSANGQDETS